One Owenweeksia hongkongensis DSM 17368 genomic region harbors:
- the tamL gene encoding translocation and assembly module lipoprotein TamL encodes MKKKQNILAGKKMHWLSSLILLVLLGSCNVIKYVPEDEKLYTGAEVELESDKALKGKNQLKYEIEDVVEPAPNKTIFGIRYGLYFHFKAEKEDAGKIIKSLDKRFGEDPVYLSDVNTSRTEEIINNRCENTGFFYSEISSSIIEKDRTASAKYVVKVSQPYLLETYVYQRDSTGIDSLIEASLKDTELTKGTRFDTEKFKAERQRIDDMLKNKGFYKFNSEFLIFTSDTNQYDDRKYDLYLSFKKVAPKEALRPYKINDVKVFPNYALEASDTASATTTTTVENIDFIQNQLIFKPERLRPFITFEPGYLYNKRRNDITTRRLSSIGTFQLVSIRYERTDTNNRDSIGELAARILLTPAKRQSVRLETQVVTKSNSFAGPGLIGSYQNKNLFKGGERLDISGNISYETQIAGGSAKNLSSFEFKLLNSISFPRLIAPFKINTQKGYLIPNTKVSLNYTLLQRANYYNLSSILFSYGYNYKSNRFTYWEFNPISVNYTLVYNESAEFSQILNSNPFLARSFENQFIIGGTGAMEYSELGEKDKKNRFYIRVGFDIAGNLLGLGQDLVNADNQLLGLNYARYLRADVDFRHYIKLWRESQLVSRIFAGAGFPYGDSKSLPFIKQYFSGGPSSVRAFRVRSVGPGSYNPPEASSSISFFDQSGDIKLEANMELRHPLVSLLKGAVFVDAGNVWLWNDNPALPGGQFSGSWDQEIGIGVGYGIRLDIDFLIIRLDVATPLRFPYEEGGTHWQQDFTFGRKSWRRDNLIWNFAIGYPF; translated from the coding sequence TTGAAGAAAAAGCAAAACATATTAGCTGGGAAAAAGATGCATTGGTTGAGTAGCTTGATACTGCTCGTACTGCTGGGCTCATGCAATGTAATAAAATACGTGCCTGAGGATGAAAAGCTATATACTGGTGCTGAAGTTGAGCTTGAATCGGATAAAGCTCTGAAAGGTAAAAACCAGTTGAAATATGAGATTGAAGATGTAGTGGAACCAGCTCCAAACAAAACCATTTTTGGTATTCGCTATGGTTTGTATTTTCACTTTAAAGCAGAAAAAGAAGATGCGGGAAAAATCATAAAAAGCCTGGATAAACGCTTTGGCGAAGACCCTGTATATCTAAGTGATGTAAACACCAGTAGAACGGAGGAAATCATAAATAACCGTTGTGAAAACACGGGATTCTTTTACTCGGAAATAAGCTCTTCTATAATAGAGAAAGACAGGACGGCCTCTGCCAAATACGTGGTGAAGGTTTCTCAACCTTACCTGCTCGAAACCTATGTTTATCAGCGGGATTCTACCGGAATTGATTCATTAATAGAAGCATCCCTTAAAGACACGGAACTCACCAAAGGCACTCGCTTTGACACTGAAAAATTTAAAGCAGAGCGCCAACGTATAGATGACATGCTTAAAAACAAAGGGTTTTATAAATTCAACTCTGAGTTTTTGATTTTCACTTCTGACACCAATCAATACGATGACAGGAAGTACGACTTATACTTATCCTTTAAAAAGGTGGCTCCTAAAGAGGCTTTACGGCCTTATAAAATTAATGATGTTAAGGTATTCCCCAATTACGCTTTAGAAGCATCTGACACAGCTAGTGCGACCACTACCACCACTGTTGAGAATATTGACTTTATCCAAAACCAATTGATTTTTAAGCCAGAAAGGTTAAGGCCATTTATCACCTTTGAGCCCGGCTACTTATACAATAAAAGGCGCAACGACATTACCACAAGACGGCTTTCTTCTATAGGTACTTTTCAATTAGTAAGCATTAGGTATGAGCGCACTGACACCAACAATAGAGATTCCATTGGGGAGTTGGCTGCGCGCATACTTTTAACTCCCGCCAAACGGCAAAGTGTAAGATTAGAAACGCAGGTAGTAACCAAGTCCAACAGTTTTGCTGGGCCGGGGCTTATTGGTAGTTATCAAAATAAAAACCTTTTTAAGGGAGGTGAACGCTTAGATATATCAGGAAACATAAGTTATGAAACACAAATTGCAGGGGGCTCAGCCAAAAATCTCAGTAGCTTTGAATTTAAACTGCTCAATAGTATTTCCTTCCCGCGTTTAATAGCACCCTTTAAAATAAATACACAAAAGGGCTACTTAATTCCCAATACCAAAGTTTCGCTGAACTACACATTGCTGCAACGAGCCAATTATTATAACCTCAGCTCTATATTATTTTCCTATGGCTATAATTATAAATCCAACCGATTTACATATTGGGAGTTCAACCCAATCTCTGTAAACTACACCCTCGTTTATAATGAATCTGCAGAGTTCAGTCAAATATTGAATTCCAACCCCTTTTTAGCACGCAGTTTTGAAAACCAATTTATAATAGGCGGAACTGGTGCCATGGAATACAGTGAGCTAGGTGAAAAGGATAAGAAGAACCGTTTCTACATTAGGGTTGGCTTTGATATTGCTGGCAACCTTTTGGGGCTGGGTCAGGATTTGGTAAATGCTGATAATCAATTATTGGGATTGAATTACGCCCGATACCTAAGAGCTGATGTTGATTTTAGACATTACATCAAGCTGTGGCGTGAAAGCCAGTTGGTGAGTAGAATCTTTGCCGGGGCTGGTTTTCCTTATGGAGATTCAAAATCGCTCCCCTTTATCAAACAATATTTCTCTGGTGGGCCAAGCAGTGTACGAGCGTTTAGAGTACGCTCGGTTGGCCCGGGAAGTTACAATCCGCCCGAAGCTAGCAGTTCTATCTCCTTTTTTGACCAATCAGGAGACATTAAACTCGAGGCAAATATGGAGCTTAGACACCCCTTGGTAAGTTTGTTAAAAGGAGCTGTATTTGTGGATGCCGGCAATGTTTGGTTATGGAACGATAATCCGGCTTTGCCCGGTGGTCAGTTCAGCGGAAGCTGGGACCAGGAAATTGGTATAGGAGTAGGTTACGGCATCCGGTTAGATATCGATTTCTTGATAATAAGATTAGATGTCGCCACACCTCTAAGATTCCCCTATGAGGAAGGTGGCACACACTGGCAACAGGATTTTACCTTTGGCCGGAAGTCATGGCGAAGGGATAACCTCATCTGGAACTTTGCCATTGGTTATCCGTTTTAA
- a CDS encoding translocation/assembly module TamB domain-containing protein, translating into MSNPKKILLKTGKWLGITLLVLLGLFVAIVLLIRTEWGQNKIVGYATNFVSEKTNTRVDIERIFITFSGNIQIEGVYLEDQKQDTLVYFRSLEAGVGFKSLLNNHIAISRIDLDGLRANVRRSQDSTFNFDFIIEAFASADTAAAIEPADTASSPPPTISIGPVNLTNINLTYIDSLAGMDTDLRLGNLELSTEDLNLEKMRFELDNILLENTQVKVVQFLPPPPSPEDTSSSPLPYISFNEIAFRNIEARYKSEPDSLDARARIGDFSIGESDLNLALQDISIENIKLLESDIRVKLPKQSKADTTQRIAETDSAKPFEWPSWKVKLNQLLLDKNNIIINQGTGTAQPGVFDASHISLRNLTIDLQDVLLKDREASVNLENLAFNERSGFVLNKLAFETKLLDEELDVKNFQLLTANSELNMQLSLGYPSIDSLIANPKNNTRYGLGFGETSLSVKDAYYFADSLRYDTLIQSIEEYPMKLGGGISGSYKDIAINNFKVDWLTSTALSVNGTVKDFPDTNNLKVDFNELNVSTNANDLGLLLGRKNPEESLPRYVVLKTKVNGNAANINALLSVNTPDGFMQFDGNVQNVLKTPAYKGVLEVDTLNIGKFAQNQELEPISLTLDFNGSGKELKTLALDAKLDFQQLLFRDYDYNGLALKADIKNKKADLALNFSDKNLDFDLKLNAILDTVKTMVDLSLDLRGADLKDLHLQANPMKVAALLNASFEGNADKFNSQLTIKRGIVVQQDKSYRLDSVFVSLSNSKETTDLRLNSEVISGMLKGNTSIQNLISSLQSYQKQMMGGDSTQMDSTYQKLDMTADFYVVNSPIISEVFLPELQRLDTVHINMAFKPSEEILKVNLTAPGILYGESEVSNLFLDLDATRSSTDAQFGFERITSGPIDIYATRLNLNLDDGKGTASLSIKDAQQQDVFYTALDVSKTDQSTILKLGVEKLILNSKPWTIPESNEIRIDPDLTRFTDFTLTRNGQQLSIESLNEDEKEKMKLAFSDFNLAALFSILNAGNSPVSGTLGGNVVLNDLTGTPAFVADVTLNNLGAMGNPIGTLNLKANNSTANQYVVDLSLKGKDADLDLEGEYSISGESQNLDLALNINKINLSLVEAFVPDQLSNTSGYLTGNFKVNGSTSEPKYKGNLSFKNVGFKSVFLGSTFTLGDEKIELDNQGVYLNKFTLKDEASNTLVLNGDIGTEDMLNPTFNLSLKANKFQALNSTREDNDLVYGKVIVSLDIDVKGNLNLPKVNAKVGLERGTELSYIVPASQAQIQERQGIVRFANMKDSTDIISSDEVSSQTITGLDVAAYLKIDPKTTFNVILDEQSGDKLTITGEANLNYSLSPNGNMDLSGSYELSDGSYNLNLYELVKKKFEITPGSRIVWSGDPMNAELNLTAVYNVKTSAADLMIYEASAQGTSASKYNQKLPFEVLLNIDGTISKPEISFGLDMPDDSKDAIGGSVYRRVQQLEEDESELNKQVFALIVFNRFLPSDATDGTGGGTEQLARSSVSKLLSGQLNKLSEKYIEGFELNFDLDSYQDYQSGNPEQRTDLNVSLQKSLFADRVVVQVGSTVGLEGEQRSNEIIGNVSLEYLLTEEGQYRLKAFSKNQYQDFLEGQVTITGLAILFNKEFDTLKELLEKQEKKKKEESKE; encoded by the coding sequence TTGAGCAATCCCAAAAAAATCCTGTTAAAAACCGGCAAATGGCTAGGCATCACTCTTTTGGTGCTATTAGGCCTTTTTGTGGCTATAGTACTGCTGATACGCACTGAATGGGGCCAAAACAAAATTGTGGGCTACGCTACCAACTTTGTCTCTGAAAAGACCAACACCCGCGTAGATATCGAACGCATCTTTATCACCTTTTCAGGAAATATACAGATTGAGGGCGTTTATCTGGAAGACCAAAAGCAGGACACACTTGTATATTTCCGCAGCCTGGAAGCTGGAGTCGGTTTTAAATCACTGCTCAACAACCACATCGCCATAAGCCGCATAGATTTGGACGGTTTAAGAGCGAACGTAAGACGCAGCCAAGACAGCACCTTTAATTTTGATTTCATTATTGAAGCTTTCGCTTCCGCAGATACAGCTGCTGCTATAGAACCTGCGGACACAGCAAGTAGTCCACCACCCACTATTTCTATAGGGCCGGTTAATCTCACAAACATTAACCTCACTTATATTGATTCCCTTGCGGGAATGGATACCGACCTACGCTTGGGCAATCTTGAATTGAGTACTGAGGACCTCAACCTGGAAAAAATGCGCTTTGAGCTGGATAATATTCTTTTAGAGAATACACAGGTAAAAGTGGTCCAATTCCTTCCCCCACCGCCAAGTCCGGAAGATACTTCTAGCTCGCCCCTTCCCTATATCAGTTTTAATGAAATTGCTTTTCGCAATATTGAGGCCAGGTACAAATCAGAGCCTGACAGCTTGGATGCACGCGCCCGAATTGGAGATTTCAGTATTGGAGAATCAGATTTGAATTTAGCCCTACAAGACATTTCCATTGAAAACATAAAACTTTTGGAAAGCGACATTCGCGTGAAGCTTCCCAAGCAAAGCAAAGCTGACACAACGCAGCGAATTGCAGAAACTGACAGCGCCAAACCCTTTGAATGGCCGTCCTGGAAAGTGAAACTGAATCAGTTATTACTGGACAAAAACAACATTATTATAAACCAGGGCACTGGCACCGCACAGCCGGGAGTGTTTGATGCCTCGCACATTAGCCTGAGAAATCTGACCATTGATTTACAAGATGTGCTTCTTAAAGACCGCGAGGCCAGCGTTAATCTGGAAAACCTTGCCTTCAATGAGCGGAGTGGTTTTGTGCTAAACAAGCTAGCTTTTGAAACCAAGCTTCTGGATGAAGAACTGGATGTGAAGAATTTTCAGCTACTCACTGCCAACAGTGAACTGAATATGCAATTGAGTTTGGGCTACCCAAGTATTGACAGTCTTATAGCCAACCCAAAAAACAATACCCGCTATGGACTCGGGTTTGGCGAAACCAGTCTCTCCGTAAAGGATGCCTACTATTTTGCGGATTCGCTGCGTTATGATACACTCATCCAAAGCATTGAAGAATATCCCATGAAGCTTGGAGGAGGAATTTCCGGCTCCTATAAAGATATTGCCATCAACAACTTTAAGGTAGACTGGCTTACTTCTACAGCCCTTTCAGTTAATGGAACTGTAAAAGATTTTCCTGACACCAATAATCTGAAAGTAGATTTTAATGAGCTAAATGTAAGCACGAATGCAAATGACCTTGGTTTGCTATTGGGCCGAAAAAATCCCGAAGAAAGCCTGCCGCGCTATGTAGTACTAAAAACCAAAGTGAATGGAAATGCCGCTAACATAAATGCCCTCCTTAGCGTAAATACTCCGGACGGTTTTATGCAGTTTGACGGAAACGTACAGAACGTATTGAAAACCCCAGCCTATAAGGGAGTGCTGGAAGTAGATACATTGAACATTGGCAAGTTTGCGCAAAATCAAGAGTTAGAACCCATTTCGCTTACGCTTGATTTTAACGGAAGTGGAAAAGAATTGAAAACGCTGGCACTCGATGCGAAACTCGATTTTCAGCAATTGCTTTTCAGGGATTACGATTACAATGGCCTCGCACTTAAAGCAGATATAAAAAACAAAAAAGCTGACCTGGCCCTCAACTTCTCTGATAAAAACCTTGATTTTGACCTGAAGCTAAATGCCATTCTGGACACGGTAAAAACCATGGTAGACCTAAGCTTAGATTTAAGGGGAGCAGACCTTAAAGACCTTCACCTGCAGGCCAACCCCATGAAAGTGGCTGCTTTGCTAAACGCCTCCTTTGAAGGTAATGCCGATAAGTTTAATAGCCAGCTTACCATCAAAAGAGGTATTGTGGTGCAACAAGACAAATCGTACCGCTTAGATTCGGTTTTTGTCAGCCTGAGCAATAGCAAAGAAACAACTGATTTACGCCTCAATAGCGAAGTGATTAGTGGAATGCTAAAGGGAAACACCTCCATTCAAAACCTGATTAGCAGCTTGCAATCCTATCAAAAACAAATGATGGGTGGCGACTCCACACAAATGGATAGCACGTACCAAAAGCTGGATATGACCGCTGATTTCTACGTGGTAAACTCACCCATAATAAGTGAAGTATTTCTGCCGGAGTTGCAGCGCCTGGATACGGTGCATATAAATATGGCTTTTAAACCATCCGAAGAAATACTGAAAGTAAATCTTACAGCACCAGGCATCCTTTATGGCGAATCGGAAGTCAGCAATCTGTTTTTAGATTTGGATGCCACACGTTCCTCAACTGATGCACAATTTGGATTTGAACGGATTACCAGCGGTCCTATAGATATTTATGCTACCAGACTAAATTTAAACCTTGATGACGGTAAGGGTACTGCTTCACTCAGTATTAAAGACGCGCAGCAGCAGGATGTATTTTACACGGCTTTGGATGTTTCTAAAACCGATCAAAGTACAATACTTAAGTTGGGTGTCGAAAAACTTATACTCAACTCCAAACCATGGACTATTCCTGAATCTAACGAGATTCGGATTGACCCCGACCTGACCCGTTTTACGGATTTTACCTTGACACGTAACGGCCAGCAGCTATCCATTGAAAGCCTGAATGAGGATGAAAAAGAAAAAATGAAACTGGCCTTTTCTGACTTCAACCTTGCGGCTTTGTTCTCCATATTAAATGCCGGCAATAGCCCGGTTAGCGGAACCCTTGGTGGAAATGTGGTACTGAATGACCTTACCGGAACCCCCGCCTTTGTGGCTGATGTTACTCTCAACAATTTGGGTGCTATGGGCAACCCTATTGGCACCTTAAATTTAAAGGCCAATAATAGCACTGCAAACCAGTATGTAGTCGATTTATCACTAAAAGGAAAAGATGCCGACCTTGACTTGGAAGGAGAATATTCAATATCTGGCGAAAGCCAAAATTTGGATTTAGCATTGAATATCAACAAAATTAACCTGAGTTTGGTAGAAGCATTCGTTCCCGACCAATTGAGCAACACCTCAGGCTACCTTACCGGAAATTTTAAAGTAAATGGCTCTACCTCTGAACCAAAATATAAAGGCAACCTCTCATTCAAGAATGTTGGCTTCAAATCCGTGTTTCTGGGAAGTACATTTACCTTGGGTGATGAAAAAATAGAACTTGACAATCAGGGTGTTTATCTCAATAAATTCACTTTGAAAGATGAGGCTAGCAACACCTTGGTCCTAAATGGAGATATAGGAACTGAGGATATGCTGAACCCTACTTTTAACCTTAGTCTAAAGGCCAATAAGTTTCAGGCGCTAAACTCTACGAGAGAAGATAATGACTTGGTTTATGGAAAGGTGATTGTGAGTTTGGATATTGATGTAAAGGGAAACTTAAACCTTCCGAAAGTAAATGCTAAAGTAGGCCTGGAAAGAGGAACTGAGCTAAGCTACATAGTGCCAGCTAGCCAGGCACAAATACAAGAGAGGCAGGGCATTGTGCGCTTTGCCAACATGAAGGATTCTACAGATATCATTTCCTCGGATGAAGTTTCTTCCCAAACCATTACTGGCCTGGATGTAGCTGCTTATTTAAAAATAGACCCTAAAACTACTTTCAACGTTATACTTGATGAGCAATCTGGTGATAAACTTACCATCACTGGAGAGGCAAATCTCAACTATAGCCTCAGCCCCAACGGCAACATGGATTTAAGCGGAAGCTATGAGCTAAGTGATGGCAGCTACAATCTCAACCTCTATGAGCTGGTGAAAAAGAAATTTGAGATTACACCCGGAAGCCGCATTGTTTGGAGTGGTGACCCTATGAATGCCGAGCTAAATTTGACTGCAGTTTATAATGTTAAAACCTCGGCTGCTGACCTCATGATCTACGAAGCCTCAGCGCAGGGTACGTCCGCATCTAAGTACAATCAAAAGTTACCTTTTGAAGTATTACTCAATATTGATGGAACTATTAGTAAGCCGGAAATTTCCTTTGGCTTGGATATGCCCGATGATAGCAAGGATGCTATAGGCGGAAGCGTTTACCGAAGAGTGCAACAGCTAGAGGAGGACGAATCTGAACTCAATAAACAGGTTTTTGCGCTCATCGTATTCAATCGCTTTTTGCCAAGCGATGCTACCGATGGCACTGGTGGTGGCACCGAGCAACTGGCCCGTTCTAGCGTAAGCAAGCTACTATCTGGTCAACTCAACAAACTCTCTGAAAAGTACATTGAAGGCTTTGAGCTAAACTTTGATTTGGACAGTTATCAGGATTATCAATCTGGCAATCCTGAGCAACGAACGGACCTCAACGTAAGTCTTCAAAAATCACTTTTTGCAGATAGAGTAGTGGTGCAGGTAGGCAGCACGGTAGGCCTTGAAGGTGAACAGCGAAGCAATGAAATTATTGGAAACGTCAGTTTGGAGTATCTCCTCACGGAAGAAGGCCAGTACCGATTAAAGGCGTTCAGTAAAAACCAATATCAAGATTTTCTGGAAGGCCAGGTAACGATTACAGGTTTGGCTATTCTCTTTAATAAAGAGTTTGACACTTTAAAGGAATTGCTTGAAAAGCAAGAGAAGAAAAAGAAAGAGGAGAGTAAGGAGTAA
- a CDS encoding BrxA/BrxB family bacilliredoxin has protein sequence MYPEDLIAPMREDLTSAGLKETKTSADVEASIKQDGTTLVVINSVCGCAAANARPAVKMAATHSKTPDRMITAFAGNDVEAVNTARSLMAPFPPSSPSMALFKNGELVHMIERHHIEGRPAEMIADNLKQAFDEFC, from the coding sequence ATGTATCCAGAAGACCTTATAGCTCCAATGCGCGAAGATTTAACCAGCGCAGGACTTAAAGAGACCAAGACTTCAGCAGACGTTGAAGCAAGCATAAAACAAGACGGAACCACTTTGGTGGTAATAAATTCAGTGTGTGGATGTGCAGCAGCTAATGCTCGCCCAGCCGTAAAAATGGCTGCTACTCATAGCAAAACTCCAGATAGAATGATTACCGCTTTTGCTGGTAATGATGTGGAAGCTGTGAATACCGCTCGCTCACTTATGGCTCCATTTCCTCCATCATCGCCAAGTATGGCTTTGTTCAAAAATGGAGAATTGGTACACATGATTGAAAGACATCACATTGAAGGTCGTCCGGCAGAAATGATTGCTGACAACCTGAAGCAAGCTTTTGACGAGTTTTGCTAA